GTGCCGGTGGCCCCGCACCTCTGGGTGGCCAACATGGTCGGCCAGCACGGCATCACCACCCGTCGCGGCCTGCGCACGGACGCCGGCTATGCGGTCGATGCCGGGCCGCCGGTCCGCTACGAGGCGATCCGGGAGTGCCTGGGCACGCTGGCGACTCACGCCCGCACCGAGCGAGCGTCGGTGCACATGCCACGCATCGGCTGCGGCCTCGCCGGCGGCACCTGGGCCGAGGTCGAACCGCTGATCCGCGAGACCCTGTGCGCACAGGACGTGCCCACGGTCGTCTACGACCTGAACACCTGACGCTCGCCGCCGAGGATCATGACAAAGCACTACTAGGCGTACGCGAGGCGGAG
This genomic window from Catenuloplanes niger contains:
- a CDS encoding macro domain-containing protein — encoded protein: MREPNYVEGDATDPIGDGPRIIAHVCNDIGAWGKGIVRAISRRWPEPEREFRRWHGEPTFRLGAVQLVPVAPHLWVANMVGQHGITTRRGLRTDAGYAVDAGPPVRYEAIRECLGTLATHARTERASVHMPRIGCGLAGGTWAEVEPLIRETLCAQDVPTVVYDLNT